The following proteins are co-located in the Lentibacillus sp. JNUCC-1 genome:
- the sigW gene encoding RNA polymerase sigma factor SigW: MDSMIKDKIIQVKKGDQTAFEDVVSYFQHRIYYHCYRMLGNAHEAEDIAQETFIRAYVNIHSFDEHRKFSTWLYRIATNLTIDRLRKRKPDFYLDAEIKGAEGLDMYSQLASDDPLPQKEVENIELQDEIQFAIRELPPHYRSTITLRYLEEFSLNEISEILDVPLGTVKTRIHRGREILREKLRHV, from the coding sequence ATGGATTCAATGATAAAAGATAAAATTATTCAAGTGAAAAAAGGGGATCAAACTGCTTTTGAGGATGTGGTATCGTATTTCCAGCACAGGATTTATTATCATTGTTACCGGATGCTGGGAAATGCACATGAAGCGGAGGATATTGCACAGGAAACGTTTATACGTGCCTATGTTAACATTCATTCATTTGATGAGCACCGCAAATTCTCTACCTGGCTGTACCGAATCGCAACAAATTTGACCATCGACAGACTTCGGAAACGAAAACCCGATTTCTATTTGGATGCAGAAATTAAAGGTGCAGAAGGCCTCGATATGTATTCACAGCTGGCAAGCGATGATCCGCTGCCTCAGAAAGAAGTTGAGAATATAGAGCTTCAGGATGAAATCCAGTTCGCCATAAGAGAACTGCCCCCGCATTACCGCAGTACCATTACTTTAAGGTATCTGGAGGAATTTTCATTGAATGAGATCAGTGAAATACTTGATGTGCCACTTGGTACAGTTAAAACCAGAATACATCGGGGCAGAGAAATATTGCGGGAGAAACTTCGTCATGTGTAA
- a CDS encoding zf-HC2 domain-containing protein, translated as MSCNNEAKKLMHKYLDGDLSHNEQNELRTHLETCEACQAHFHELKRTITLIQGQKSEQIKAPSGFAAGVMDQLPAEKKRYKYMRWFRMHPVLTAAAIFLVLMFGGMFSEWNKDQELVVSKQENLLIEGDTVIVPEGVTVEGDLVIKNGNLEIKGKIDGDVTLINGSLIKQNEPLNGDGLMASVGEINGEFKEIDQVFEWMWYHIKNIAVGVTSIGDPLIKRTPGWHQLNRL; from the coding sequence ATGAGTTGCAATAATGAAGCAAAAAAGCTGATGCATAAATATTTGGATGGAGACCTGTCCCATAATGAACAAAATGAATTACGTACGCATCTGGAAACTTGTGAAGCCTGTCAAGCACACTTTCATGAATTAAAGCGTACCATTACCTTAATTCAAGGGCAGAAGTCGGAACAAATCAAAGCCCCGTCCGGGTTTGCTGCGGGTGTTATGGACCAATTGCCCGCAGAGAAAAAACGGTACAAATATATGCGCTGGTTCAGGATGCACCCCGTGCTTACAGCGGCTGCGATCTTTCTCGTGTTGATGTTTGGCGGCATGTTTTCAGAATGGAATAAAGACCAAGAGCTTGTCGTTTCCAAGCAGGAGAATCTCTTAATTGAAGGGGATACAGTGATTGTTCCGGAAGGCGTGACTGTAGAAGGGGATCTTGTGATCAAAAACGGCAATTTAGAAATAAAAGGCAAAATTGACGGTGATGTCACCCTGATTAACGGGTCTCTGATTAAACAAAACGAGCCATTAAACGGTGATGGGCTAATGGCTTCAGTTGGTGAAATCAATGGGGAGTTTAAAGAGATTGACCAGGTTTTTGAATGGATGTGGTATCACATCAAGAACATTGCAGTAGGCGTGACCTCCATTGGGGACCCTCTAATTAAGCGCACACCCGGCTGGCATCAACTGAATCGGCTATAG
- the cdaA gene encoding diadenylate cyclase CdaA: MLDGGIDLLTVIRIAVDITLVWYVLYKLIMLIRGTKAIQLLKGIVVVFAVRLLSLLFDLPTIKYFTAEAISWGFIVIVILFQPELRRALEQLGRGNIFARSSKSEEEMLEEVIAAIVESCNYMAKRRIGALITIERETGVGDYAETGIAIDGKLTHQLLTNIFTPNTPLHDGAVIIKRDEIIAAACYLPLSESPFISKELGTRHRAAMGISEVTDALTVVVSEETGSISCTKNGELHRDMDLEAFRQFLQENLSLKVTDTRTWNWRGKKNG, encoded by the coding sequence ATGCTTGATGGGGGAATTGACCTGCTCACTGTTATACGTATCGCTGTAGATATTACTCTCGTCTGGTATGTTTTATATAAACTTATCATGCTGATCAGAGGGACTAAAGCGATCCAGCTGCTCAAGGGTATTGTGGTTGTGTTCGCAGTCAGGCTGCTTAGCTTGCTGTTTGACTTACCGACGATTAAATATTTTACTGCTGAAGCGATATCGTGGGGGTTTATCGTCATTGTTATTCTCTTCCAGCCGGAGTTAAGAAGAGCGCTGGAACAACTGGGACGAGGGAATATTTTCGCGAGGAGCTCCAAATCAGAAGAAGAAATGCTTGAAGAAGTCATTGCAGCTATTGTTGAGTCATGCAATTACATGGCCAAACGCCGTATAGGTGCGTTGATCACCATTGAACGGGAAACTGGAGTTGGGGACTATGCCGAGACAGGTATAGCAATCGACGGAAAGCTGACCCATCAATTATTAACCAACATATTCACACCGAACACCCCACTTCATGACGGTGCAGTCATCATCAAACGTGATGAGATTATAGCTGCAGCCTGTTATCTGCCACTGTCCGAAAGCCCCTTTATTTCTAAAGAGCTCGGTACTCGGCACAGAGCTGCAATGGGCATTAGTGAAGTCACGGATGCTTTGACAGTTGTTGTATCAGAAGAAACCGGGAGCATTTCCTGTACTAAAAATGGCGAACTGCATAGAGACATGGACCTTGAAGCCTTCAGACAATTTTTGCAAGAGAACCTGTCCTTAAAAGTCACCGATACACGGACATGGAACTGGAGGGGAAAGAAGAATGGATAA
- a CDS encoding CdaR family protein, translating into MDKWFKSKWFVRALSLAFAISLYIFVSVEENPAQEDLRFFGSSTETETLTDVPVDIKVDDDNYVVSGVPETINATLEGSKSALTKAVRQRNFTVFVDLRGLGEGEHTVDIEYENVPSDLTIYIEPKTIDVTVEERASQEFSVSVDYLNEDKLPDGYELGDVSVDPGTVTVTSSKTVIEQIAIVKVFIDVGGIDQAITNREVPVNVYDSQGNELRVNVEPENVKVSVDVDNPSKTVPLSVETTGDLPEGLEMDNLSTDTNEVTIYAKKAILADIDTIKTEPIDLSKVEESGTMEVKMDLPDGVKVSGGSKVNVKVDLNETKLIEDISIDTENLPSDQSLTIIEPETGTAAVQVSGTQQSLADLTKSDFEIVVDADGLEEGEHVLPVSIRGPENVTYTSELTEVTVEISESEA; encoded by the coding sequence ATGGATAAGTGGTTTAAAAGCAAATGGTTCGTTCGTGCCTTGTCACTGGCATTTGCAATTTCCCTGTATATATTCGTGAGTGTTGAAGAAAATCCAGCACAGGAAGACCTGCGTTTTTTCGGAAGTTCCACTGAGACAGAGACATTGACAGATGTGCCTGTTGATATAAAAGTTGACGATGACAATTATGTTGTCAGCGGGGTTCCGGAGACCATCAATGCGACTTTGGAAGGCTCAAAGAGTGCCCTGACCAAAGCTGTCCGGCAGCGTAACTTTACTGTTTTTGTTGATCTGCGTGGATTAGGAGAAGGAGAACATACGGTAGATATAGAATATGAGAATGTACCGAGTGATTTAACCATCTACATTGAGCCGAAGACAATTGACGTCACGGTTGAAGAACGGGCCTCACAGGAGTTCTCAGTCAGTGTGGACTATCTGAATGAGGACAAGCTTCCTGACGGGTATGAGTTAGGTGATGTGTCTGTAGACCCTGGAACAGTAACGGTGACAAGTTCCAAAACAGTTATTGAACAAATTGCGATTGTAAAGGTGTTTATAGATGTTGGCGGTATTGACCAGGCGATTACTAACCGTGAAGTGCCGGTTAACGTATACGATAGTCAAGGCAATGAATTAAGGGTGAACGTAGAACCCGAGAATGTTAAAGTTTCAGTTGATGTAGATAACCCAAGTAAAACAGTCCCACTGTCAGTTGAAACAACCGGTGATCTGCCGGAAGGTCTTGAAATGGACAACCTGTCTACAGATACGAATGAAGTAACCATTTACGCCAAAAAAGCAATACTTGCTGATATAGATACGATTAAAACTGAACCCATCGATCTCAGTAAAGTCGAGGAGTCAGGGACAATGGAGGTCAAAATGGACCTTCCTGACGGGGTCAAAGTCTCAGGGGGTTCCAAAGTAAATGTTAAAGTGGACCTCAATGAGACCAAATTGATTGAAGATATTTCAATTGATACAGAGAACTTGCCCTCGGATCAGAGCCTTACCATTATAGAGCCTGAGACGGGTACTGCAGCTGTTCAAGTAAGCGGTACTCAGCAGTCACTTGCAGACTTGACAAAAAGTGACTTTGAAATTGTTGTTGATGCAGATGGCTTGGAAGAAGGTGAACACGTTTTGCCGGTTTCGATTAGAGGCCCGGAAAACGTTACATACACGAGTGAGTTGACAGAAGTGACGGTAGAAATATCAGAATCAGAAGCGTAA
- the glmM gene encoding phosphoglucosamine mutase → MGKYFGTDGVRGIANKGLTPELAFKLGRCGGYVLTNGTQKPKILIGRDTRISGRMLESALIAGLLSIGAEVMRLGVISTPGVAYLTRATSSNAGIMISASHNPVEDNGIKFFGADGFKLNDEQEKEIERLIDSEDELPRPIGADVGTVNDYFEGGQKYLSFLKDSIDNDFGGMRIALDCAHGATSSLATHLFADLEADIFTIGSSPDGLNINDGFGSTHPETLRAFVHEKKADIGLAFDGDGDRLIAVDEKGQIVDGDQIMYICAKYMNEKGFLRHNTVVSTVMSNLGFYKALEENGMRSDKTSVGDRYVMEEMRRGGYNLGGEQSGHVIFLDYNTTGDGMLTALQLVNVLRETDKTLSELAGEMTIYPQVLKNIKVIDKQQAMSNRRILEEIEQVEEELGDQGRVLVRPSGTEALVRVMVEAPTAEQCETYAERVVKVIDELLGMRDE, encoded by the coding sequence ATGGGAAAGTATTTTGGAACCGATGGTGTAAGAGGAATAGCAAATAAAGGCTTGACGCCCGAATTGGCGTTCAAACTGGGGAGATGCGGCGGATACGTTCTGACCAATGGAACACAGAAGCCTAAAATCCTGATTGGCAGAGATACGCGTATCTCTGGGCGTATGCTTGAAAGTGCCTTAATTGCCGGTTTACTTTCAATTGGTGCCGAAGTTATGAGACTCGGCGTAATTTCCACCCCGGGTGTGGCATATTTAACGAGAGCCACAAGTTCAAACGCAGGCATTATGATTTCGGCCTCACATAACCCAGTAGAAGATAATGGGATTAAGTTTTTTGGGGCAGATGGATTTAAGTTAAATGATGAACAGGAAAAGGAAATAGAACGTTTGATTGATTCAGAAGATGAATTGCCACGCCCGATCGGAGCTGATGTCGGGACAGTGAATGATTATTTCGAAGGCGGACAAAAATACTTGTCTTTCTTGAAGGATTCAATCGATAATGATTTCGGTGGCATGAGAATCGCTTTGGATTGTGCACACGGTGCGACTTCAAGTCTGGCCACACACCTGTTTGCTGACCTTGAAGCAGATATCTTCACAATCGGTTCATCTCCAGATGGATTGAATATCAATGATGGGTTTGGCTCAACGCACCCTGAAACATTGCGGGCGTTTGTTCACGAAAAGAAAGCGGATATTGGTCTGGCTTTCGATGGGGATGGCGATCGTTTGATTGCTGTTGACGAGAAAGGTCAGATTGTTGATGGTGACCAGATTATGTATATTTGTGCTAAATATATGAACGAAAAAGGGTTCCTCCGTCACAACACCGTTGTTTCAACAGTGATGAGCAATCTCGGCTTTTATAAAGCGCTCGAGGAGAACGGCATGCGCAGCGACAAAACCTCTGTCGGCGACCGGTATGTCATGGAAGAAATGCGCCGGGGTGGCTATAACCTGGGCGGTGAGCAATCAGGACATGTAATTTTCCTGGATTACAACACAACAGGCGATGGGATGCTGACAGCGCTGCAATTGGTTAACGTTTTGAGAGAAACAGATAAAACGCTGTCTGAGTTGGCAGGAGAAATGACGATTTATCCCCAAGTCCTTAAAAACATTAAAGTGATCGATAAACAGCAGGCAATGAGTAACAGACGTATTCTTGAAGAAATTGAGCAGGTTGAAGAAGAACTGGGCGATCAAGGCAGAGTCCTTGTACGACCATCAGGAACAGAGGCACTTGTCAGAGTGATGGTAGAAGCCCCTACAGCAGAACAATGTGAAACCTACGCAGAGCGGGTTGTCAAGGTCATTGACGAACTCCTCGGAATGCGAGATGAATAA
- a CDS encoding thioredoxin family protein yields the protein MTKIASITKDQFQEEVLNQKVPVLVDFSTDGCGPCEGIVPMLEELQDELDGKLQIKNLNVAYEELEQDSNEVLKQYDVMAFPTLLVFKDGEPVETLIGMVDRGTVLEKLDGVI from the coding sequence ATGACTAAGATCGCATCAATTACAAAAGACCAATTTCAAGAAGAAGTGTTAAATCAAAAGGTACCGGTGCTCGTGGATTTCTCAACAGATGGATGTGGCCCGTGCGAAGGTATTGTTCCTATGCTGGAAGAGCTTCAGGATGAACTTGATGGTAAACTACAGATTAAAAACCTGAATGTTGCTTACGAAGAATTAGAACAGGACTCAAACGAGGTTCTAAAACAATATGATGTCATGGCGTTTCCAACATTGCTTGTGTTTAAAGACGGCGAACCGGTTGAGACCTTGATCGGAATGGTCGACAGAGGAACGGTTCTCGAGAAGTTAGATGGAGTTATTTAA
- a CDS encoding ABC transporter ATP-binding protein, whose product MYKVDISYRSLIWQRLMHSPLSLFDKVKPNEMVSRTANDTSTISSVVAGLLPTLVGMVYSAYYIIDQLIGYDWELGLGLLAYTPVYVAALIWYGKWNYRTLKHTHNRLASLTQFLSELLVSIPLIKSFATEHKEEKRGKESLQKYYKASMKQTIVNWINTPMISLLTLVMDLFVIVFGIYLVSQGTITIDIWIAFFMYVGMYFGILETFGHMFIQMKESQGASSRIALLLENDLEEYERNRSVEDANRDLEFNQVSFGYGDKKVLEDVTFTVKNGSKTAIVGPSGGGKSTILALVQQLYDPDKGSITYGGIPIEEYHLTDWRKLFSFVAQDSPLLNGTIRDNIVYGVDRDVSETEINEAARAANALQFIKESPQGFETYVGETGANLSGGQRQRIAIARALLRNAKFLLLDEAMASLDGQSKKAVQKAMEKLMEGKTSIVVAHDLSTILNSDQIILINEGTVEAIGTHKELYQRSPLYKGFVEYLSQSSVG is encoded by the coding sequence ATGTATAAAGTGGATATCAGTTACCGCAGCTTAATTTGGCAACGCCTGATGCATTCTCCTCTCAGTTTGTTTGATAAAGTGAAACCAAATGAGATGGTGAGCCGGACGGCAAATGACACTTCCACAATCAGTTCAGTCGTAGCAGGATTGCTCCCCACCCTAGTGGGAATGGTTTATTCAGCATATTATATCATCGATCAATTGATCGGTTATGATTGGGAACTGGGCTTGGGTTTACTTGCATATACCCCCGTCTATGTTGCAGCTCTTATCTGGTACGGAAAATGGAATTACCGGACATTGAAACATACGCATAACAGACTGGCATCACTCACACAGTTTTTGTCTGAGCTGCTTGTCAGCATTCCGTTGATCAAATCTTTTGCAACAGAGCATAAAGAAGAAAAAAGAGGTAAAGAAAGTCTTCAAAAGTATTATAAAGCATCTATGAAACAGACGATTGTTAACTGGATTAACACTCCAATGATTAGTCTCTTGACCTTGGTGATGGATTTATTTGTGATCGTATTTGGTATTTATCTCGTATCTCAAGGAACGATCACAATAGATATTTGGATTGCCTTTTTTATGTATGTGGGGATGTACTTCGGGATACTGGAAACATTCGGTCATATGTTTATTCAAATGAAAGAAAGCCAGGGCGCTTCGTCCCGTATCGCATTGTTGCTGGAGAATGATCTTGAAGAATATGAAAGAAATCGTTCTGTGGAAGATGCAAACAGAGACCTTGAATTCAATCAGGTGAGTTTTGGTTATGGGGATAAAAAAGTGCTTGAAGATGTGACCTTTACTGTGAAAAATGGGTCGAAAACAGCTATTGTCGGACCAAGCGGAGGCGGCAAATCGACAATCCTCGCGCTTGTTCAGCAATTGTATGACCCTGATAAAGGCTCAATCACATATGGTGGTATTCCGATTGAAGAATACCATCTGACAGATTGGCGCAAGTTATTCAGTTTTGTGGCTCAGGACAGTCCGCTTCTTAATGGGACGATTCGCGATAATATTGTTTATGGGGTCGATCGTGACGTAAGTGAAACGGAAATTAATGAAGCTGCCCGTGCTGCAAATGCCCTGCAATTTATTAAAGAATCGCCTCAAGGCTTCGAGACCTATGTTGGTGAAACAGGAGCAAATCTTTCGGGGGGACAGCGTCAGCGTATCGCCATTGCCAGAGCGCTGCTGCGGAATGCGAAATTCTTGTTACTGGATGAAGCGATGGCCAGCCTGGACGGTCAGTCTAAGAAAGCTGTTCAAAAGGCAATGGAGAAATTGATGGAAGGCAAGACGTCGATCGTGGTTGCCCATGATTTGTCTACCATTTTAAATTCAGATCAGATTATTTTAATTAATGAAGGTACAGTTGAAGCGATCGGAACACATAAGGAGTTGTATCAGCGCAGTCCGCTGTATAAAGGGTTTGTAGAGTATCTGAGTCAATCATCTGTCGGCTAG
- a CDS encoding ABC transporter ATP-binding protein — protein MKEVTEAYRQYGWKKFFQLMFKSKLPWTFYIISIITAFMTTTITLGLPVVTQKIMEGKIFDNELVMQYVWLSIASAVMSSIAAFFAYITGPITRRNIQQTIWPKMIRMPMRKYAGSNSLQQISRVTIDPSFVDNAISDLRMMLTATYSLIGSFVIMYGMNVKLTLALLPIIPYILIVSAIVGHFTQKTQYGVQEKLSGLTAFFAERLPKIRLIKTFGKEQEEIKQGHEVIYDQYGAEKKRALVDLFAEPLMHSVRAIVVGIVLIYGSILVSRGELKVSEVIAFYLYVQFIHNDVLKYGIFWQSVKQARGAAEKISGIRDSKEEQLERKHTFDTVYNKTGADITFENVSFGYSNKNVLSHINFKIPEGKTTAIVGPSGSGKTTIFSLIERLYEPNVGRVLMGDTPAEEIHLDDWRQSIAYVSQSAPLLSGTIRDNITYGVREEISDEEIRKAAELAAALEFIEAFQDGFDTEVGEFGSRLSGGQRQRLAIARAFIMNPDYLLLDEATSNLDARSEHLINKALKVLMRGRTTVMISHDLKDIAQVDQVILVDQGELAGSGTHEEMMEKSDLYRHLIDIQNEKAEKLAATM, from the coding sequence GTGAAAGAAGTCACCGAAGCATATCGGCAATATGGGTGGAAGAAATTTTTCCAGCTTATGTTCAAATCCAAATTGCCGTGGACCTTTTACATCATAAGCATTATTACGGCATTTATGACCACAACCATCACGCTGGGTCTGCCAGTCGTAACTCAGAAGATCATGGAAGGGAAGATTTTTGATAACGAATTAGTCATGCAGTATGTGTGGCTGAGTATAGCGTCGGCCGTTATGTCTAGTATTGCAGCTTTTTTCGCTTATATTACTGGTCCGATTACCCGCCGGAATATTCAGCAGACCATCTGGCCAAAAATGATTCGTATGCCCATGCGAAAATATGCCGGCAGTAATTCTTTACAGCAGATCAGCCGTGTAACCATTGACCCATCGTTCGTCGACAACGCGATTTCCGATTTGCGGATGATGCTGACCGCTACCTACAGTTTGATTGGATCGTTCGTCATTATGTATGGCATGAACGTTAAATTAACTTTGGCGCTACTGCCAATTATCCCGTATATTCTAATCGTATCTGCCATTGTTGGTCATTTTACCCAGAAGACACAATACGGGGTTCAGGAAAAGTTATCAGGTCTAACCGCCTTCTTTGCTGAACGCCTTCCTAAAATCAGACTGATTAAAACGTTTGGCAAAGAACAAGAAGAAATCAAACAAGGTCATGAAGTGATCTATGATCAATATGGCGCCGAAAAGAAACGAGCGTTGGTTGACTTGTTTGCCGAACCTCTTATGCATAGCGTGCGTGCTATTGTGGTAGGGATTGTCCTGATCTATGGCTCAATTCTTGTCAGCAGGGGTGAACTGAAGGTCAGTGAAGTTATTGCTTTTTATCTGTATGTGCAGTTCATCCACAATGATGTACTGAAATACGGCATTTTTTGGCAAAGTGTTAAGCAGGCGCGCGGTGCAGCAGAGAAGATTTCAGGAATCAGGGATTCTAAGGAAGAACAACTTGAGCGTAAACACACTTTTGATACAGTTTACAATAAAACTGGAGCGGACATCACCTTTGAAAATGTGTCATTCGGCTATTCGAATAAAAATGTCCTCTCCCATATTAATTTTAAAATACCTGAAGGCAAAACAACGGCAATTGTTGGGCCGAGCGGCAGTGGTAAAACAACGATTTTCTCATTGATTGAGCGCCTGTACGAACCGAACGTTGGACGTGTTCTGATGGGTGATACACCAGCAGAGGAGATTCACCTTGACGATTGGCGGCAATCAATTGCATACGTCTCTCAGAGTGCGCCACTCTTATCAGGGACGATCAGGGATAACATTACGTATGGTGTCCGTGAAGAAATCAGTGATGAGGAAATCAGAAAGGCAGCGGAACTGGCGGCGGCTCTCGAGTTTATAGAAGCGTTTCAGGATGGCTTTGATACAGAAGTAGGAGAATTCGGCAGCAGGCTTTCCGGCGGTCAAAGGCAGCGGCTGGCTATTGCAAGAGCATTCATAATGAATCCGGATTATTTGCTTCTGGATGAAGCCACATCAAATCTTGATGCTCGTAGCGAACATTTAATCAATAAGGCTCTGAAAGTGTTAATGAGAGGACGGACAACAGTCATGATCAGTCACGACTTGAAAGATATTGCCCAGGTTGACCAGGTTATTCTTGTAGACCAAGGTGAACTGGCGGGGTCTGGCACACATGAAGAAATGATGGAGAAAAGTGATCTATATAGACATTTAATCGATATTCAAAATGAAAAAGCTGAGAAATTGGCTGCAACAATGTAA
- a CDS encoding LptM family lipoprotein, with product MMKKLLYAMLMMVLIAGLAACGDAEADGKANDNENNAQDEVADEATNDNAAEEANDNSASEDADDPLENENFAQVVDILKENDYEVTDVQSGFDDVVGSEDSVTMVVNGEDMLTLQVFKVEDGHENLNKINETGEATLEFDGQQGDVAGFYAIGNYAFFLGEGHPDSEEVETLIKDNFSPQ from the coding sequence ATGATGAAAAAACTACTTTATGCAATGTTGATGATGGTGCTGATCGCAGGTCTTGCCGCATGTGGAGATGCAGAGGCAGACGGTAAAGCAAATGATAATGAGAATAATGCGCAAGATGAAGTAGCAGACGAAGCAACAAATGACAATGCCGCCGAAGAAGCAAATGACAATAGCGCTTCTGAAGACGCTGACGACCCTTTGGAAAATGAAAACTTTGCTCAAGTCGTCGATATTCTGAAAGAAAACGACTATGAAGTAACAGATGTACAGTCCGGATTTGATGATGTTGTAGGTTCAGAGGACAGTGTTACAATGGTAGTCAATGGGGAAGACATGCTAACGTTGCAGGTATTCAAAGTTGAGGATGGTCACGAAAATCTTAATAAAATCAATGAAACAGGTGAAGCAACACTCGAGTTTGATGGGCAGCAGGGTGATGTAGCGGGCTTTTACGCCATTGGCAATTACGCATTTTTCCTTGGCGAAGGCCACCCCGATAGTGAAGAAGTTGAAACACTAATCAAAGACAACTTCTCACCACAATAA
- the yfmF gene encoding EF-P 5-aminopentanol modification-associated protein YfmF, which yields MTRTLEQTVKHDSLNTHLIPSKKFKTITLELKFRETLDRNTITKRALLPFVLKKGSKNYPEDSKIQEKLDDLYGASLNIGGQKMGDHHVMTVHMEIANDKFIGEESSLVSEALSFLKEVAFNPNVNEGSFDKTIVQQVKDTLRKHYQSIKDEKMTYANIRLVDEMAEGETYQIHSHGYEEDLEGIDGSNLYAYFKDMIERDVVDLYVIGDFNVEEMEAAISEHVDGFRLTQPASPHHESKKLQVNDSPKEVIEEDDLQQAKLHIGYRTQTVFKDKDFPGMLVYSVMLGGHPGSKLFLNVREENSLAYYVAAQLDFFTDKLFVFSGIAPTDYEKAHDIIDVQVAAMQNGDFTQAELDEAKSMIASQLRSALDQAGGMIDLEYQAAVGDSDRSAEQLIAEIEQITKEDIVRNAAKVQKDTIYLLTSKEGNSNA from the coding sequence ATGACACGCACACTTGAACAGACTGTTAAACATGACAGTTTAAATACACACCTGATTCCAAGCAAGAAATTTAAAACCATTACCTTGGAATTGAAATTCAGAGAGACGCTGGACAGAAATACCATAACAAAACGAGCCCTGCTGCCGTTTGTTCTAAAAAAAGGCTCAAAAAACTATCCAGAGGACTCTAAAATCCAAGAAAAACTCGATGATCTGTATGGTGCTTCACTTAATATCGGCGGTCAAAAGATGGGAGACCATCATGTCATGACCGTTCATATGGAAATTGCCAATGATAAATTTATTGGTGAAGAATCTTCCCTTGTATCAGAGGCCTTGAGCTTCTTGAAAGAGGTAGCTTTCAATCCAAATGTGAACGAAGGGTCTTTTGATAAAACGATTGTCCAGCAAGTTAAAGATACGCTGAGAAAACACTATCAGTCTATTAAAGACGAGAAAATGACATATGCAAATATCCGCCTGGTTGACGAAATGGCTGAAGGAGAAACCTATCAGATTCATTCCCATGGTTATGAAGAAGATCTGGAAGGAATTGATGGCAGCAATTTATATGCCTACTTCAAAGATATGATTGAACGTGATGTGGTGGATTTATATGTTATAGGAGATTTTAATGTGGAGGAAATGGAAGCTGCCATTTCTGAACATGTCGATGGTTTTCGCTTAACCCAGCCGGCCTCACCTCATCACGAGAGCAAGAAGCTTCAAGTTAATGATTCTCCAAAAGAAGTGATTGAAGAAGATGATCTTCAGCAAGCTAAGCTGCATATCGGTTACAGGACTCAGACAGTGTTTAAAGACAAAGACTTTCCCGGCATGCTTGTCTATAGCGTGATGCTCGGTGGCCACCCTGGGTCCAAGTTGTTCCTGAATGTCAGAGAAGAGAACAGTTTGGCTTATTACGTTGCAGCACAATTAGACTTTTTCACTGATAAACTGTTTGTTTTCAGTGGTATTGCGCCGACAGATTACGAGAAGGCACATGACATTATCGATGTTCAAGTGGCCGCTATGCAGAACGGGGATTTTACACAGGCTGAACTAGATGAAGCAAAATCCATGATTGCCAGTCAGCTCAGATCAGCTCTTGACCAGGCTGGCGGCATGATTGACTTGGAATATCAAGCTGCAGTTGGTGACAGTGACCGTTCAGCTGAACAGCTGATTGCTGAAATTGAACAGATTACAAAGGAAGATATCGTCAGAAACGCTGCCAAGGTACAGAAGGATACGATTTATTTACTGACGAGCAAGGAGGGGAACTCAAATGCTTAG